GTTACTTAGCCCTGTTTTTTATTATTTGGCTGCAGCCGGTTTTGGCAAAAATCTGGAATCCAAAAAACAAAATAGCAGTCTACCTCTGGAATGCTCTAACGGTGTCATTTGCGGCTCAAATAGGAACACTTCCGCTATGTCTTTACTACTTTCATCAGTTTCCGGGTTTATTTTTTGTAACCAACATTATCATTCTCCCTGTTTTATCCTTTATTATGATTGCAGGGATCATTGTCATGCTGACTGCTGTTTTTACGAACCCTCCCTCGTTTCTAATGTTTATTTTTGAAAAAAGCATTTACATTTTAAACCAAATGATTCATTATGTTGCTTCATTTGAATCTTTTGTAATTCGGGATATCAGCTTTAATTTCTATTATTTAATTACTTTATCACTTGTCATAATTACCATTACAATATGGTTTAAAAAGGCGGCTTACTTTAAACTCGTTCTCGTTTTTATTTCTGTAATCCTGCTGCAATTATCTTTCATTTATACAAAAAAAGAGGTGGCTGTACAACAGGAACTAATTGTATATAATACAAAAAAGAAAAGCCTGATATCGATCAGAAAAGGGCAGAATATCATTCTTTTTACAAATGATACGCTTGGCATCCAAAAAGAAAAAGAGTACCTTTTAAACTCTTATGTTGTTGGTAGTTTCAGCAAAATTGATAAAACAAAAAGACTTAACAATATGTTATTTTTTAATGGCAGAAAAATAGCTGTAATTGACAGCAGCGGTGTTTATGAAAACAAAGTCAATCCGGATATTATAATCCTGACCCAAACACCTAAAATTAATCTGGACAGACTTTTGGATAATCTACGTCCTAAAATAATTATTGCAGATGCATCAAATGCTTATACGATTCAGAAAAAATGGAAAGAAAGCTGTGCCCAAAAAAATATCCCTTTTCACGCCACGGCAGAAAAGGGATATTATAAAATGAACTGAGTTTTTATTCCGGATTCAAGATTAAATCAGAAGCTGCAATCCAGGCCTTTACTCCGGCCGGATTATACGACGTTTTTCCCAGTGTATTGAAATTTGTTTTTCCTTTACGCGTTACTGCATTCGCAAAGCAGACTTCAGGCAGATTTACAATTCCGAAAGCATTTTTCAGCATAATATTCTGCTCTCTTACTTCACTTGCAATAGCATTATCAGATAAATCAAGTCGAACTAAAATAACATTTCTGCGTGACCATTTTTCAAATTCCGACGTTTTAAAGATTTCATTTTGCAAATTATCGGGAGCATTTGATGATGTAAATAAAATCAGCATTGGTTTTCTCTCTTCGTTGCTTTGCGTAATAGCATCTGTCATATTTGTTTTCCATTCCAGGTTCTGGGATTTCATCACAAAGGATACCAATAAAAATAGTAGGATAAGTAGATTTCGGCTCATAAATTAATTTGGTTTATTAGTTGAGTTAATAAAACTAAATTAACATAAAACTAACACGTAACAACTTTCTTTAAGACAAATAGTTATAAAAACACGCATTAAAATGAAATTATTTATTTAAGCTTTAAAATTTAAAAAAAACGAAAAATTTCTGCCGTTTAAGTAATAAATGTATAATTTACATTTAACTTTTTTATAAAAAAATATCCCTTTCCATGCTAGTTTGAAAAGGGATTCTACAAATTAAACTAAGAAATCTTAATTTTAATCTATTTTTTATTCGCTTGGATGCAAAATATTATTCGATTCTGCAATCCAGGCTTTTGCTCCACCCGGTTTATAGGCTATTTTTCCAAGAGCACTAAATGTCGTTTTGTTTTTTCTCACAGAAGCAACTGCATAACAAACTTCAGGAAGATCCTGAACTCCAAATGCATTTTTTAATCTAACGTTTTGTTCTTTGTCTCCATCTGAAGCATTTATATCAGACAAATCCAGTTTTACAAGAACTACATTATCTCTTGACCAAACAGCAAAGTCCGGCGTTTTGAAGATTTCATTTTGAAGATTTTCCGGTACACCTGAGGCAGTGAATAAAATCAACATTGGTTTATTTTGTTCATTACTGATGGCAATTGCATCAGTCATATTCGTTCTCCAGGCTAAGGTTTGTGCCTGCATGAAAAATGAACCTAAAAAAAACAGTAGGATAAGTAATTTTTTAGTCATATGTATTGGTTTTGGTTAGTATAGCATAACGAAATTAACATAATATTTTAATTATCCAAATTATATACAGATAAAAAATACATTATATGTTTTTTTATTTGATAATAAATATTGAAATAATAAAAACCTACTAAAACACAAAACCTTTTCTTACAAAAAAAACTCCTTACAAAATATTGTAAGGAGTTTTTTAAAATCTTTATTTTCTATTTATGATTTTTTTGGATGCACAATGCTTTCTGCAACTGTTAACCAGGCAGACGGTCCTCCGGCAACATATCCTGTTTTACCAAGTCCTTTAAAGTTGATTTTTCCATCCTTAGATTCTGCACTTGTAAAAAACACTGTTGGAAATCCCTGAATAGCAAAAGCCATTTGCAATTCATTATTCTGGGTTTTTATCTCAGGTGTCTGAGGAACACTTCGAGGATAATCCAACTCTACTAAAACAACATTATCAAGAGCCCATTTTTTAAATT
This portion of the Flavobacterium gelatinilyticum genome encodes:
- a CDS encoding thioredoxin family protein, which produces MTKKLLILLFFLGSFFMQAQTLAWRTNMTDAIAISNEQNKPMLILFTASGVPENLQNEIFKTPDFAVWSRDNVVLVKLDLSDINASDGDKEQNVRLKNAFGVQDLPEVCYAVASVRKNKTTFSALGKIAYKPGGAKAWIAESNNILHPSE
- a CDS encoding thioredoxin family protein produces the protein MKRIILTAFFIAVSFVSQAQELKWYTDVREAITVSNKQQKPMLMFFTGSDWCGWCIRLQNEVLKTAEFKKWALDNVVLVELDYPRSVPQTPEIKTQNNELQMAFAIQGFPTVFFTSAESKDGKINFKGLGKTGYVAGGPSAWLTVAESIVHPKKS
- a CDS encoding thioredoxin family protein, translating into MSRNLLILLFLLVSFVMKSQNLEWKTNMTDAITQSNEERKPMLILFTSSNAPDNLQNEIFKTSEFEKWSRRNVILVRLDLSDNAIASEVREQNIMLKNAFGIVNLPEVCFANAVTRKGKTNFNTLGKTSYNPAGVKAWIAASDLILNPE